From the genome of Monomorium pharaonis isolate MP-MQ-018 chromosome 2, ASM1337386v2, whole genome shotgun sequence, one region includes:
- the LOC105839978 gene encoding uncharacterized protein LOC105839978: MGERVQVVAWNNDIDNIEHHIQSNHIIHLNEVQARPLKIAQFNNGNLPYELQVQASTIIINKGKCIPMSFTDTKPVYVQFNDIFNTSERIISEGYIKTNFTEMHNNRLNKIIGCGSLTNEKYKIEVHIINFTNEEYSTFNIKVIK; the protein is encoded by the exons ATGGGCGAACGTGTGCAAGTGGTTGCTTGGAATAACGATATTGATAATATCGAGCATCACATACAATCTAATCAT attatacatttgaATGAAGTCCAGGCAAGACCTCTAAAAATAGCACAATTTAATAATGGTAATTTGCCATACGAATTGCAAGTTCAAGCAagtactattattataaataaaggaaaatgtATTCCAATGAGTTTTACAGATACAAAACCCGTATATGTTCAGTTcaacgatatttttaatacatctgAACGTATAA tatcaGAAGGATATATCAAAACAAACTTTACTGAAATGCATAACAAcagattaaacaaaataattggtTGTGGCTCATTAacgaatgaaaaatataaaattgaagtccacattataaattttacaaatgaaGAATACAgtacttttaacataaaagtgataaaatag